A region of Dermabacter vaginalis DNA encodes the following proteins:
- a CDS encoding phosphoketolase, whose translation MSSAHEWPNEPSHPLTAEEAHQINSWWRAANYLSVGQIYLMNNPLLREPLSRDDVKPRLLGHWGTTPGLTFLYAHANRAIKQRGLNAFYVTGPGHGGPGLVAASYLEGTYTETYPAITKDERGLKKLFTQFSFPGGIPSHVAPETPGSIHEGGELGYALSHAYGAVLDNPDQIAFTVVGDGEAETGPLATSWHSNKFLNPKNDGVVLPILHLNGYKIANPTVLARISDDELRSLMVGYGHTPFFFEGGFDDEPIEETHKRFAAVLDEVLDMITDIKKRAAEGDIERPLWPMIVFRTPKGWTGPKEIDGKKTEGSWRSHQVPLASARDTDEHLNDLREWLESYNIEELVNEDGAFIDEIVDAAPAGDKRMSANPITNGGEVLHDLVLPDFREYGVDVPHHGGTNSEATRVLGTWLRDVVKNNMHNFRVFGPDETASNRLQAIYEVSGKQWNGEFEDHDAAENLAQEGRVMEMLSEHQMQGWLEGYLLTGRHGLFSSYEAFIHIVDSMVNQHAKWLKVTNEIEWRRPIASLNYLLSSHVWRQDHNGFSHQDPGFIDHVVNKKSEVVRVYLPPDANTLLSTYDHCLRSRQYINVVVAGKQPNPNWLTMDEAIVHCTRGIGIWEWAGTEVDGEGVDVVLGCAGDIPTIETLAAAKILREEIPELRVRVVNVVDLMRLQHEREHPHGLSEKDFDGLFGKDIPVVFAYHGYPWLIHRLAYRHDPNARIHVRGYKEEGTTTTPFDMLMRNDIDRFHLVMDVIDHVDSLGTRYAGLRQRMADERIRARQYAFTHGADIPEVANWVWDDEQHDAAIASEAVNVTGGDNE comes from the coding sequence ATGAGCTCCGCACACGAATGGCCGAACGAGCCATCCCATCCGCTCACCGCTGAAGAAGCTCATCAGATCAACTCGTGGTGGCGCGCCGCGAATTACCTTTCGGTGGGCCAGATCTACCTCATGAACAATCCGCTCCTGCGCGAGCCACTCTCGCGCGATGACGTGAAGCCGCGCCTGCTGGGCCACTGGGGCACAACCCCGGGCCTCACGTTCCTGTACGCGCACGCGAACCGTGCGATCAAGCAGCGCGGCCTCAACGCGTTCTACGTCACGGGCCCGGGCCACGGCGGCCCCGGTCTTGTGGCCGCAAGCTACCTCGAAGGCACGTACACCGAGACCTACCCCGCGATCACGAAGGACGAGCGCGGTCTCAAGAAGCTGTTCACGCAGTTCTCCTTCCCGGGCGGCATCCCCTCGCACGTCGCCCCCGAAACCCCCGGTTCAATCCACGAAGGCGGCGAGCTCGGCTACGCCCTGTCGCACGCCTACGGCGCCGTTCTCGACAATCCCGACCAGATTGCGTTCACCGTCGTGGGCGACGGCGAAGCAGAGACCGGTCCGCTCGCGACGAGCTGGCACTCGAACAAGTTCCTCAACCCGAAGAACGATGGCGTTGTGCTCCCGATTCTGCACCTCAACGGGTACAAGATCGCGAACCCCACCGTTCTCGCACGCATTAGCGACGACGAGCTGCGTTCGCTCATGGTCGGCTACGGCCACACGCCGTTCTTCTTCGAAGGGGGCTTCGACGACGAGCCGATCGAGGAAACCCACAAGCGTTTCGCTGCGGTGCTCGACGAGGTGCTCGACATGATCACCGACATCAAGAAGCGCGCCGCCGAGGGCGACATCGAGCGCCCCCTGTGGCCGATGATCGTGTTCCGTACCCCGAAGGGCTGGACCGGCCCGAAGGAAATCGACGGCAAGAAGACCGAGGGCTCGTGGCGCAGCCACCAGGTGCCGCTCGCGAGCGCACGCGACACCGACGAGCACTTGAACGACCTGCGCGAATGGCTCGAGTCGTACAACATCGAGGAGCTCGTGAACGAGGATGGCGCCTTCATCGATGAGATCGTCGATGCGGCACCCGCGGGGGACAAGCGCATGAGCGCGAACCCCATCACCAACGGCGGCGAGGTCCTCCACGACCTCGTGCTCCCCGACTTCCGCGAGTACGGCGTCGACGTTCCCCACCACGGCGGCACGAACTCCGAAGCGACCCGCGTGCTCGGCACGTGGCTTCGCGACGTGGTGAAGAACAACATGCACAATTTCCGCGTGTTCGGCCCCGATGAAACCGCTTCGAACCGCCTCCAGGCGATCTACGAGGTTTCGGGCAAGCAGTGGAATGGCGAGTTCGAGGACCACGATGCGGCTGAGAATCTCGCGCAAGAAGGCCGCGTTATGGAGATGCTCTCCGAGCACCAGATGCAGGGCTGGCTCGAGGGCTACCTGCTCACGGGCCGCCACGGCCTCTTCTCGAGCTACGAGGCGTTCATTCACATCGTCGATTCGATGGTGAACCAGCACGCCAAGTGGCTCAAGGTCACGAATGAGATCGAATGGCGCCGCCCCATCGCTTCACTCAACTACCTTCTGAGTTCGCACGTGTGGCGTCAGGACCACAATGGCTTTAGCCACCAGGATCCGGGCTTCATCGACCACGTGGTGAACAAAAAGAGCGAAGTTGTGCGCGTGTACCTTCCGCCGGATGCGAACACGCTCCTGTCGACCTACGATCACTGCTTGCGCTCGCGCCAGTACATCAACGTGGTCGTTGCCGGGAAGCAGCCGAACCCGAACTGGCTCACGATGGACGAGGCGATCGTGCACTGCACGCGCGGTATCGGCATTTGGGAGTGGGCAGGAACCGAGGTCGACGGCGAAGGCGTGGACGTTGTGCTCGGCTGCGCCGGCGATATCCCGACGATCGAGACCCTCGCGGCGGCGAAGATTCTCCGCGAGGAGATCCCCGAGCTGCGCGTGCGCGTTGTCAACGTCGTGGACCTCATGCGCCTCCAGCACGAGCGCGAGCACCCGCACGGTCTTTCCGAAAAGGACTTCGACGGTCTCTTCGGCAAGGACATTCCCGTGGTGTTTGCGTACCACGGCTACCCGTGGCTTATTCACCGTCTCGCGTACCGCCATGACCCGAACGCGCGCATTCACGTGCGCGGGTACAAGGAAGAGGGCACGACAACCACGCCGTTCGACATGCTCATGCGCAACGACATCGATCGCTTCCACCTCGTGATGGACGTGATCGACCACGTCGATTCGCTCGGTACGCGGTACGCGGGCCTGCGCCAGCGCATGGCGGATGAGCGCATCCGCGCCCGCCAGTACGCGTTCACCCATGGCGCGGACATTCCCGAGGTCGCGAACTGGGTGTGGGACGATGAGCAGCACGATGCGGCGATCGCGAGCGAGGCCGTGAACGTGACGGGTGGCGACAACGAGTAG
- a CDS encoding 1,4-dihydroxy-2-naphthoate polyprenyltransferase: protein MASAAQWIAGARPRTLPAAIAPVAAGTGLALMHAGYQAGVTVPRAVLALVLALALQVGVNYANDYSDGIRGTDDDRVGPFRLTGSGAAKPSAVKRAAFTSFGVGGLAGLVLVILAGAWWMILVGVVCILAAWFYTGGKHPYGYMGLGEVMVFVFFGLVAVMGTSYLLSGHSGLSDLLVASAIGLWACAVMLTNNLRDIPSDRVSGKRTIAVRLGDGATRLLYAAMILVPFLLLIPVVPHAPLVALTFLALPLAMAPVRRVIEQRAGGRDLIPVLAATGKLELVASLLMLAGFALSTMLF, encoded by the coding sequence ATGGCAAGCGCGGCGCAATGGATCGCGGGGGCACGGCCCCGCACGCTTCCCGCAGCAATCGCCCCGGTGGCCGCGGGCACGGGCCTCGCCCTCATGCACGCGGGTTACCAGGCGGGCGTCACGGTACCGCGGGCTGTGCTCGCGCTCGTGCTCGCGCTCGCCCTGCAGGTGGGCGTCAATTACGCGAATGATTATTCCGACGGTATCCGCGGCACCGACGATGACCGCGTCGGCCCGTTCCGCCTCACCGGTTCGGGAGCGGCGAAACCGAGCGCGGTGAAACGCGCCGCTTTCACATCGTTTGGGGTGGGCGGCCTCGCGGGCCTCGTGCTCGTGATTCTCGCGGGTGCCTGGTGGATGATTCTCGTGGGCGTCGTGTGCATTCTTGCCGCGTGGTTCTACACGGGCGGGAAACATCCCTACGGCTACATGGGCCTCGGCGAGGTCATGGTGTTTGTCTTCTTCGGGCTCGTCGCGGTCATGGGCACGAGCTACCTGCTCTCGGGGCACTCGGGACTGAGTGATCTGCTCGTCGCGAGCGCCATCGGACTATGGGCGTGCGCGGTGATGCTCACGAACAACCTTCGCGACATCCCCTCCGATCGCGTGTCCGGTAAGCGAACGATCGCCGTGCGACTCGGAGATGGTGCCACGCGTTTGCTCTATGCGGCGATGATCCTCGTGCCGTTCCTTTTGCTGATTCCCGTGGTTCCGCACGCTCCACTCGTGGCGCTCACGTTCCTCGCGCTTCCCCTTGCGATGGCACCGGTGCGGCGCGTGATTGAACAGCGTGCTGGGGGACGCGACCTGATTCCCGTGCTCGCGGCGACAGGCAAGCTTGAGCTCGTCGCTTCTCTTCTGATGCTCGCGGGCTTCGCACTGAGCACCATGCTTTTCTAG
- a CDS encoding AMP-binding protein: MSTQSAPERESTPWLAPGPFDGTVTSQVEYARAIGEALAGTARVWLGAHKRPELIGALECGKPRESACAGCTCTRSNAGVSEPDPSEIALVVPTSGSTGTPKSVAHSVQSLKASIHATAYEFGSHGAWMLFLPPTHIAGIQVIARASVASTLLGLDDHDGLPGALAPLVDLSNHFDATVLTGALERWDARVCSDEALADLPLYTSFVPTQLERIVSAAEAGDAEIARALSRFEAILVGGAATAPALLDRARKLGARIVTTYGSSETAGGCVYNGLPLQGVELKVNDEDQLMITGPSIALGYIYETGAFTNVDGNDADTRRRFFSTPELAATRLLRTSDLARLTRDEATGLTRLTVLGRADDVIISGGRKIVPQALERTLADTGEFREVLIVPVESNEWGEQAVALTVPRVEGAMPTQTWTADLQTQLTVATALTGAGYARHEIPRRILTTGALPRLESGKVDRKAAAELAREALLNIEAFDYAKSLGTRFGDGGHHELEFGGPGEGEDE; the protein is encoded by the coding sequence GTGAGCACCCAAAGTGCACCTGAGCGCGAGTCGACGCCGTGGCTGGCGCCCGGCCCGTTCGACGGAACCGTCACGTCGCAAGTGGAGTATGCCCGTGCGATTGGGGAGGCCCTCGCGGGCACCGCGCGCGTGTGGCTCGGCGCCCATAAGCGCCCGGAGCTCATCGGTGCGCTCGAGTGCGGCAAGCCGCGAGAAAGTGCGTGTGCAGGCTGCACGTGCACACGCTCCAACGCGGGCGTAAGCGAGCCTGATCCGAGCGAGATCGCCCTCGTCGTTCCAACCTCGGGTTCGACGGGCACGCCGAAGTCGGTCGCGCATTCAGTGCAGAGCCTCAAGGCGTCGATTCACGCGACGGCCTACGAGTTTGGCTCACACGGCGCGTGGATGCTATTTCTGCCGCCCACGCACATTGCGGGCATACAGGTCATCGCTCGGGCGAGCGTGGCAAGCACGCTTCTGGGACTCGACGATCACGATGGTCTTCCTGGCGCCCTCGCGCCTCTTGTGGACCTGTCAAACCATTTCGATGCGACGGTGCTGACGGGTGCACTGGAGCGCTGGGACGCACGTGTCTGCAGCGATGAAGCCCTCGCTGATCTGCCGCTTTACACCTCCTTCGTTCCCACGCAGCTTGAACGAATCGTGAGCGCGGCAGAAGCGGGAGACGCCGAGATCGCGCGCGCCCTCTCCCGTTTTGAGGCGATCCTCGTGGGCGGCGCCGCGACTGCGCCCGCGCTCCTCGATCGCGCGCGAAAGCTCGGCGCGCGAATCGTCACGACGTACGGCTCGAGTGAGACCGCCGGTGGCTGCGTCTACAACGGTCTCCCCCTCCAGGGGGTCGAACTCAAGGTCAACGATGAGGATCAGCTCATGATCACCGGGCCATCGATCGCGCTCGGCTACATCTACGAGACGGGGGCGTTCACGAATGTTGACGGCAACGATGCCGATACGCGCCGTCGTTTCTTTTCCACACCAGAGCTCGCCGCAACGCGGCTCTTGCGCACGAGCGATCTCGCGCGTCTCACGCGCGACGAGGCCACTGGGCTCACTCGTCTCACGGTGCTCGGTCGCGCCGACGACGTGATCATCTCAGGCGGACGCAAGATCGTGCCGCAGGCCCTTGAACGCACCCTCGCGGATACGGGTGAGTTCCGCGAAGTTCTCATCGTTCCCGTCGAGTCGAACGAATGGGGCGAGCAGGCAGTCGCCCTGACCGTTCCTCGCGTGGAAGGTGCGATGCCGACGCAAACGTGGACGGCAGATCTCCAGACGCAGCTCACGGTCGCGACCGCCCTCACCGGAGCTGGGTACGCACGCCACGAAATCCCTCGCAGGATCCTCACGACCGGTGCCCTCCCCCGCCTCGAAAGCGGCAAGGTCGACCGAAAAGCCGCCGCAGAGCTCGCACGAGAGGCGCTCTTGAACATCGAGGCGTTCGACTACGCGAAGAGCCTCGGGACGCGCTTCGGCGACGGCGGGCACCACGAGCTCGAGTTCGGCGGTCCTGGCGAGGGGGAGGACGAGTAG
- a CDS encoding 1,4-dihydroxy-2-naphthoyl-CoA synthase, with translation MTAAPLPSPVSATFDPDRWRDITEEELGSAPFTDITYHRAVERTRDERGEALTRDLNAVRIAFDRPEVRNAFRPHTVDELYRALDHARLNPGVGVIILTGNGPAPKDGVWAFCSGGDQRIRSRSGYRYADGDTAESIRPESAGRLHILEVQRLIRTMGKVVIAAVNGWAAGGGHSLHVVADLSIASREHARFKQTDANVGSFDGGYGSAYLAKQVGQKRAREIFFLAEEYSAEEAYNWGAVNRVVPHEELENEALCMARVIGTKSPQAIRMLKFAFNLADDGLMGQQVFAGEATRLAYMTDEAVEGRDAFLEKRDPDWSAFPHPQG, from the coding sequence ATGACAGCAGCACCCCTCCCCTCTCCCGTATCGGCGACGTTCGATCCCGATCGTTGGCGCGACATCACCGAGGAGGAACTCGGCTCCGCTCCCTTCACGGACATCACCTACCATCGCGCGGTTGAACGCACGCGCGATGAGCGCGGCGAGGCTCTCACGCGTGACCTCAATGCCGTGCGCATCGCCTTCGATCGCCCCGAGGTACGCAATGCCTTTCGCCCCCACACGGTGGATGAGCTCTACCGCGCGCTCGATCACGCGCGCCTCAACCCCGGGGTTGGCGTCATCATCCTCACGGGCAACGGTCCCGCCCCGAAGGACGGCGTGTGGGCGTTTTGCTCGGGCGGGGATCAGCGGATCCGCTCGCGCAGCGGGTATCGGTATGCCGACGGTGACACGGCCGAATCGATCCGCCCGGAGAGCGCAGGCCGCCTCCACATCCTCGAAGTTCAGCGTCTCATCCGCACGATGGGCAAGGTCGTGATCGCCGCGGTCAACGGCTGGGCCGCCGGCGGTGGTCACTCTCTGCACGTCGTTGCCGACCTTTCGATCGCGAGCCGTGAGCATGCGCGCTTTAAGCAGACCGATGCGAATGTGGGCAGCTTCGACGGCGGCTACGGAAGCGCGTACCTCGCGAAACAAGTCGGGCAAAAGCGCGCGCGTGAAATCTTCTTCCTCGCCGAGGAGTATTCGGCGGAGGAGGCATACAACTGGGGTGCCGTCAACCGCGTCGTGCCCCACGAGGAACTCGAAAACGAGGCTCTGTGCATGGCCCGCGTGATCGGCACGAAGTCCCCGCAGGCGATCCGCATGCTCAAGTTCGCTTTCAACCTTGCGGATGACGGTCTCATGGGCCAACAGGTTTTCGCGGGCGAGGCCACTCGACTCGCCTACATGACCGACGAAGCGGTTGAAGGGCGCGATGCCTTCCTCGAAAAGCGCGATCCCGATTGGTCGGCCTTTCCCCACCCGCAGGGTTAG